One window of Trinickia caryophylli genomic DNA carries:
- a CDS encoding L-idonate 5-dehydrogenase — MFAAVLHEPKLIRIDELERPEPRPGEVRVRIRAGGICGSDLSYYSKGKSGDFAVREPFVLGHEAAGEIDALGEGVTGLHIGERVAVNPGLACGVCRYCAAGMPNHCLDMRFMGSASTFPHSQGMFRQYIVAAARQCVPMPERVDFAAASMAEPLAVALHAIKRAGSLVGAQVLVVGCGPIGCLLLAVARRAGAHRLVALDLSEPALEMARRLGADDAFDAADDARIAQWSERRGTFDVVIEASGSPAGLGTALRAVRAGGTVLQVGNLPAGQSPVAANLVMAKEIQYVGSFRFADEYTVAAEEIAAGKIDVRAVMTHTFPLEQANRAFEVAQDRSRAMKVHLTFD, encoded by the coding sequence ATGTTTGCAGCTGTGCTTCACGAACCGAAACTGATCCGCATCGACGAACTCGAACGACCCGAACCGCGCCCCGGCGAAGTGCGTGTGCGTATCCGGGCGGGGGGCATCTGCGGCTCGGATCTGTCTTATTACAGCAAGGGCAAGAGCGGCGATTTCGCAGTGCGCGAGCCGTTCGTGCTCGGGCACGAGGCCGCGGGCGAGATCGACGCGCTGGGCGAAGGTGTGACGGGCCTCCACATCGGCGAGCGCGTTGCCGTCAATCCGGGGCTCGCCTGCGGCGTTTGCCGCTATTGCGCGGCCGGCATGCCGAACCATTGCCTCGACATGCGCTTCATGGGCAGCGCCTCCACTTTTCCGCACAGCCAGGGCATGTTCCGTCAATACATCGTCGCGGCCGCGCGGCAGTGCGTGCCGATGCCCGAGCGCGTGGATTTTGCCGCCGCTTCGATGGCGGAGCCGCTCGCCGTCGCGCTGCATGCGATCAAGCGGGCAGGCTCGCTCGTGGGCGCGCAGGTGCTCGTCGTCGGCTGCGGTCCGATCGGATGCCTGCTGCTCGCCGTGGCGCGGCGGGCCGGGGCGCATCGGCTCGTGGCGCTCGACTTGTCCGAGCCTGCGCTCGAGATGGCCCGACGTCTCGGCGCCGACGACGCGTTCGATGCGGCCGACGACGCACGCATCGCGCAGTGGTCCGAACGGCGCGGCACGTTTGACGTCGTGATCGAGGCATCGGGCAGCCCCGCCGGCCTCGGCACGGCCTTGCGCGCCGTCCGCGCGGGCGGCACGGTGCTGCAGGTGGGCAACCTGCCGGCAGGGCAATCGCCCGTTGCGGCCAACCTCGTGATGGCGAAGGAAATTCAGTACGTGGGTTCGTTTCGCTTCGCCGATGAATATACCGTGGCAGCCGAAGAGATTGCCGCGGGCAAAATCGACGTGCGCGCGGTGATGACGCATACGTTCCCGCTGGAGCAGGCGAATCGGGCATTCGAAGTCGCGCAGGACCGGTCCCGTGCGATGAAAGTGCATTTGACGTTCGATTGA
- a CDS encoding MFS transporter, translating to MFKSQRWFVVGLFFLAGVVNYLDRAALSIAAPLIQKDLQLTHAELGIVFSSFFIGYAIFNFVGGVLSDKYGAKRVFGAAMAIWSIFCGATALATGIVSLIALRVLFGMGEGPFSSSNSKMVNNWFPRQEVASAIGVISSGTPLGGAVAGPVVGYLAVQFGWRWAFVGIMLLGLVWLIAWVTTTTEHPADHPRIRRTELEWIAAGQRAEGAAAQGESGESVPLSQLLRRPLVLATAGAFFAYNYVLFFFLSWFPTYLMEAHHLSLRDMSIATVIPWVLGSVGLAAGGFVSDAIMKMTGRALLSRRIVLGTCLSASAICVALAGGVASTQGAVALMSVAIFFLYMTGSIYWAVIQDTVPRKNVGGVGGFVHFLANIAGVVGPAVTGFIVQAAHGAYASAFVLAGAVAVAGSFCAIVGIREPRLPSVGVERAW from the coding sequence ATGTTCAAGAGCCAACGGTGGTTTGTCGTGGGGTTGTTTTTTCTCGCCGGCGTCGTCAATTACCTCGATCGCGCCGCGCTTTCGATCGCCGCGCCGCTGATCCAGAAAGATCTGCAACTGACCCATGCCGAACTCGGCATTGTCTTCAGCAGTTTCTTCATCGGCTACGCCATTTTCAATTTCGTCGGCGGTGTGCTCTCCGACAAGTACGGTGCGAAGCGCGTATTCGGCGCCGCAATGGCGATATGGTCGATCTTCTGCGGCGCGACGGCGCTCGCCACGGGCATCGTTTCGCTGATCGCGTTGCGCGTGCTCTTCGGCATGGGCGAAGGGCCTTTCAGCTCCTCCAACAGCAAGATGGTCAACAACTGGTTTCCGCGGCAGGAAGTTGCGAGCGCGATTGGCGTCATCAGCTCCGGCACGCCGCTCGGCGGCGCCGTGGCGGGCCCCGTCGTCGGCTATCTCGCCGTGCAGTTCGGCTGGCGCTGGGCGTTCGTCGGCATCATGCTGCTCGGCCTTGTCTGGCTCATTGCCTGGGTGACGACGACGACCGAGCATCCTGCCGATCATCCGCGCATCCGTCGCACCGAACTCGAATGGATCGCGGCCGGGCAGCGTGCCGAAGGGGCCGCCGCGCAGGGCGAAAGCGGCGAGTCCGTGCCGCTTTCGCAGCTTCTGCGCCGGCCGCTCGTGCTCGCTACGGCGGGTGCCTTTTTCGCGTACAACTACGTGCTCTTCTTCTTCCTTTCGTGGTTTCCGACCTACCTGATGGAAGCTCATCATCTGAGCCTGCGGGACATGAGCATCGCCACCGTCATTCCCTGGGTGCTCGGCAGCGTGGGGCTGGCCGCGGGCGGCTTCGTCTCCGACGCGATCATGAAGATGACCGGCCGGGCGCTGCTCTCGCGTCGAATCGTGCTCGGCACCTGCCTGAGCGCATCGGCGATCTGCGTCGCGCTGGCCGGTGGGGTGGCGAGCACGCAAGGCGCGGTCGCGCTGATGTCGGTCGCAATCTTCTTCCTTTATATGACCGGCTCCATCTACTGGGCCGTGATCCAGGACACGGTGCCGCGCAAGAACGTCGGTGGCGTGGGCGGTTTCGTGCATTTCCTCGCGAACATCGCGGGCGTCGTGGGCCCGGCCGTGACGGGCTTTATCGTGCAGGCCGCGCACGGCGCCTACGCGAGCGCGTTCGTGTTGGCAGGGGCAGTGGCCGTGGCCGGCTCTTTTTGCGCGATCGTCGGCATCCGCGAGCCGCGCCTGCCATCGGTTGGCGTAGAGCGCGCATGGTAG
- a CDS encoding GntR family transcriptional regulator → MKLSPRTAPTTNSDIAVPRVARRRVEAAPEARAAMSELAARLSPDSHEPIGGQIFRVLRQAIFAGRLTPGTPLSEKEVSEVFHVSRQPVREAFIKLAESGVLQVLPQRGTFVRRISPRRVREGRFIREAIETAVVRKAADSITDGQLRELAENLREQKLAARVNDTAAFLALDEAFHYSIARSIDCIAAWETIQDIKAQMDRVRYLSLPDVSPLDLLIRQHAKILAGLRAHDAAAAEEAMRAHLREILVSLGPIARRNPEWFEADEPERVTLST, encoded by the coding sequence ATGAAACTCTCGCCGCGCACCGCTCCGACAACGAACTCAGATATCGCCGTGCCGCGCGTGGCGCGGCGGCGCGTGGAAGCGGCGCCCGAGGCGCGCGCGGCCATGTCGGAATTGGCGGCACGGTTGTCGCCGGACTCGCATGAGCCGATTGGCGGTCAGATCTTCCGCGTGTTGCGGCAGGCGATTTTCGCGGGCAGGCTGACGCCGGGCACGCCGCTCTCCGAGAAGGAGGTGTCCGAGGTGTTTCACGTCTCGCGCCAGCCGGTACGAGAGGCGTTCATCAAGCTGGCCGAGTCGGGCGTACTGCAGGTGCTGCCGCAGCGCGGCACGTTCGTGCGCAGGATCTCGCCGCGCCGGGTACGCGAGGGGCGCTTCATCCGCGAGGCGATCGAGACGGCGGTCGTGCGCAAGGCGGCCGATTCGATCACCGACGGCCAACTGCGCGAGTTGGCCGAGAACCTGCGGGAGCAGAAGCTGGCAGCCAGGGTCAACGACACGGCTGCATTTCTCGCGCTCGACGAGGCATTTCACTACTCGATCGCACGCTCGATCGACTGCATCGCGGCGTGGGAGACGATCCAGGACATCAAGGCGCAGATGGACCGTGTGCGGTACCTGAGCCTGCCTGACGTTTCGCCGCTCGATCTTCTGATCCGGCAGCATGCGAAGATTCTGGCGGGGCTGCGTGCGCACGATGCGGCCGCGGCCGAGGAAGCGATGCGTGCGCACCTGCGCGAGATTCTCGTCTCGCTCGGGCCGATCGCCAGACGCAATCCCGAGTGGTTCGAGGCGGACGAGCCCGAGCGCGTGACGCTTTCGACCTGA
- a CDS encoding methyl-accepting chemotaxis protein yields MNVTRLRRLSIGARLAALSCTLVAVIFIAFSWALTQAAGTQIRQHVAMRIAEKDRSIAEMIGVFDQALTAEVERSMSLFESFLPGGFAIDESQKVDINGVATPTFKAGDKTLNLDFSVPDQFLQRSGAIATVFVRNGDDFVRVTTSLKKQDGSRAIGTLLDRKGPAYGPVAAGGVYTGIAGLFGKQYITQYKAIRDGSGRVIGALFVGVDIDPQIQALKAQIAKLKIGESGYYFVIDASKGANRGKFVVHPSAVGQLADDKNAPYSRMLEAKEGEFTYTSADTTLGETSERDKTVSFITVPQWQWLIGGVAMRDEVMAGINATRDRFAAIGCVLLIAFGVIFVIAVRRLVSRPLDEVAQAAARLAGGDLTVRLGRAAAPGTSAGGYARESDDEIGRLVRAIDGVGVGLARIVAQVRDACAGVIDGTSRIATSSGDLSARIVTQAASVEETAASMEQITSTVQQNADHTARASNVVGSAASAALDGGQAVERVVSTMSDISTSSQKIADITNVIESIAFQTNILALNAAVEAARAGEHGRGFAVVASEVRALAQRSAAAAKEIAAVIAESTSAVQDGYRIVEEARTSMNGIVSRVEEVRTIIAEISVASREQSAGIEQVNTAVTQIGDVTQQNAALVEDAASVARSLEEQAASLDAAVAAFKLAEAR; encoded by the coding sequence ATGAATGTCACCCGCCTGCGCCGCCTCAGTATCGGCGCCCGGCTTGCCGCCCTGTCCTGCACCCTCGTCGCCGTGATCTTCATCGCCTTCTCATGGGCCTTGACCCAGGCCGCCGGTACTCAGATCCGCCAGCACGTGGCCATGCGCATCGCGGAGAAAGACCGCTCCATTGCAGAAATGATCGGCGTGTTCGATCAGGCGCTGACGGCCGAGGTCGAACGGTCGATGTCGCTCTTCGAAAGCTTCCTGCCGGGCGGGTTCGCGATCGACGAATCGCAGAAGGTGGACATCAACGGCGTCGCCACCCCTACGTTCAAGGCCGGCGACAAAACGCTGAATCTCGATTTCTCGGTGCCAGATCAGTTCCTGCAGCGCAGCGGTGCCATCGCCACCGTATTCGTGCGCAACGGCGACGACTTCGTGCGTGTGACCACCTCGCTCAAGAAGCAGGACGGCTCGCGCGCCATCGGCACGCTGCTCGACCGCAAGGGCCCGGCGTACGGTCCCGTCGCCGCCGGGGGCGTCTATACCGGCATTGCCGGACTGTTCGGCAAGCAGTACATCACGCAGTACAAGGCCATTCGCGATGGGTCGGGACGCGTGATCGGCGCACTCTTCGTCGGCGTGGACATCGACCCGCAGATCCAGGCGCTCAAGGCTCAGATCGCCAAGCTCAAGATCGGCGAAAGCGGCTATTACTTCGTCATCGATGCCTCGAAAGGTGCCAATCGAGGAAAGTTCGTGGTGCACCCCTCCGCCGTCGGGCAGCTTGCCGACGACAAGAACGCCCCCTACTCGCGCATGCTCGAGGCCAAAGAGGGCGAATTCACTTATACGTCGGCCGATACGACGCTCGGCGAAACGAGCGAGCGCGACAAGACCGTATCGTTCATCACCGTGCCGCAATGGCAGTGGCTTATCGGCGGTGTGGCCATGCGCGACGAAGTGATGGCCGGCATCAACGCCACGCGCGACCGCTTCGCCGCGATCGGCTGTGTGCTGCTGATCGCGTTCGGCGTGATCTTCGTCATTGCGGTGCGCCGGCTCGTCAGCCGCCCGCTCGACGAAGTGGCGCAAGCGGCAGCCCGCCTCGCCGGCGGCGATCTGACGGTGCGGCTCGGCCGCGCCGCCGCGCCGGGGACGTCGGCCGGTGGGTATGCCCGTGAAAGCGACGACGAGATCGGCAGGCTCGTGCGTGCGATCGACGGTGTCGGCGTGGGGCTGGCCCGCATCGTCGCGCAGGTGCGCGACGCCTGCGCCGGCGTCATCGACGGCACCTCGCGCATCGCGACAAGCAGCGGCGACCTCTCGGCGCGCATCGTCACGCAGGCGGCAAGTGTCGAGGAAACGGCGGCCAGCATGGAGCAGATCACTTCCACCGTCCAGCAAAACGCCGACCATACGGCACGCGCGAGCAACGTCGTCGGCAGCGCAGCCAGCGCCGCGCTCGACGGCGGCCAGGCGGTCGAGCGTGTCGTCTCGACCATGAGCGACATCAGCACTTCCTCGCAGAAGATCGCCGACATCACGAACGTGATCGAAAGCATCGCGTTCCAGACGAACATTCTCGCGCTCAACGCAGCGGTCGAAGCCGCGCGCGCGGGCGAGCACGGTCGTGGCTTCGCAGTCGTGGCTTCGGAAGTACGCGCGCTCGCGCAGCGCAGTGCGGCCGCGGCCAAGGAAATCGCGGCCGTGATCGCCGAATCGACCTCGGCCGTGCAAGACGGCTATCGCATCGTCGAAGAGGCGCGCACCTCGATGAACGGCATCGTTTCGCGCGTGGAGGAAGTCCGGACGATCATCGCCGAGATTTCCGTTGCTTCGCGCGAGCAATCGGCCGGCATCGAGCAGGTCAATACGGCCGTCACCCAAATTGGCGACGTGACGCAACAAAACGCCGCGCTCGTCGAAGATGCCGCCTCCGTCGCGCGCTCGCTCGAGGAGCAGGCTGCAAGCCTCGACGCCGCAGTGGCTGCGTTCAAGCTCGCCGAGGCGCGCTGA
- a CDS encoding GFA family protein, which produces MSGWMSGSCHCGAVKFEVQTAASPAGRCNCSLCRRKGALMSPPFPADHLRIVSGQDDLTLYQFNTRVARHYFCRHCGIYPFHQMRTDPSKWRVNLGCIDDVDVYALEASVADGARLSVEEQT; this is translated from the coding sequence ATGAGTGGATGGATGAGCGGCTCGTGTCACTGCGGGGCCGTGAAGTTCGAGGTGCAAACGGCGGCGTCGCCGGCCGGCCGCTGCAACTGCAGCCTGTGTCGCCGCAAGGGCGCGCTGATGTCTCCGCCTTTTCCCGCGGATCATTTGCGGATCGTCAGCGGCCAGGACGATCTCACGCTGTATCAGTTCAATACGCGCGTGGCCAGGCATTACTTCTGCCGCCATTGCGGCATCTATCCGTTCCATCAGATGCGCACGGATCCTTCCAAGTGGCGAGTCAACCTGGGATGCATCGACGACGTGGACGTCTATGCCCTCGAGGCGTCCGTTGCTGATGGAGCGAGGCTGTCGGTGGAGGAGCAGACATGA
- a CDS encoding response regulator gives MDKPDHVLVVDDDRGIRELIAEYLEKNGMRVSVAANGREMRAVLHEGAPDLIVLDLMLPGEDGLVLCRELRASRHRTVPVLMLTARNEETDRIVGLEMGADDYLPKPFAVRELLARIRAVLRRARMLPPGMQVTESAHLLAFGDWQLDTVARHLVDAEGTVVALSGAEYRLLRVFLDHPQRVLTRDQLLNLTQGRQADAFDRSIDLLVSRVRQRLQDVAREPRYIKTLRNEGYVFSASVTVLEARP, from the coding sequence ATGGACAAACCCGATCATGTGCTCGTCGTCGACGACGATCGCGGCATCCGCGAGCTGATCGCCGAGTATCTGGAGAAGAACGGCATGCGCGTGTCGGTGGCCGCCAATGGCCGCGAAATGCGGGCGGTGCTGCACGAAGGCGCGCCCGATCTGATCGTCCTCGACCTGATGTTGCCGGGCGAGGACGGCCTCGTGCTGTGTCGCGAACTGCGCGCGAGCCGCCATCGCACCGTGCCGGTTCTGATGCTCACGGCGCGCAACGAGGAGACCGACCGCATCGTCGGCCTCGAGATGGGCGCGGACGACTATCTACCGAAGCCGTTTGCGGTGCGCGAGCTGCTCGCGCGCATCCGCGCAGTGCTGCGTCGCGCGCGCATGTTGCCGCCCGGGATGCAGGTAACCGAATCGGCGCACCTGCTCGCGTTCGGCGACTGGCAGCTCGATACCGTTGCGCGCCATCTGGTCGATGCGGAGGGCACGGTGGTCGCGCTGAGCGGTGCCGAATATCGCCTGCTGCGCGTCTTTCTCGATCATCCGCAGCGCGTGCTCACGCGCGACCAGTTGCTGAATCTCACGCAAGGGCGGCAGGCCGATGCGTTCGACCGGTCGATCGACCTGCTCGTGAGCCGCGTGAGGCAGCGCCTTCAGGACGTTGCCCGCGAGCCGCGCTACATCAAGACGCTGCGCAACGAGGGCTACGTGTTCTCGGCCTCGGTGACCGTGCTCGAGGCACGGCCATGA
- a CDS encoding ATP-binding protein: MTSWPRPRIGLPRTLFARIALILCVGLALAQAASFWLTATERDSATIDVMMGYVEREVASSVALLDHLPPNEREAWLPRLARRSYHFILGPGEPGTPLDARLSERMAHSIEAGIGRAYPVTVNAISDSREHLQVHLKLTDGTPLTIDVFPMSSIPISPWLPLLLVVQLAALAACSWLAVRLATRPLHQLAQAADALGPDLKGERLPEDGPSEVARAARAFNSMQQRIARYMTERMQILAAVSHDLQTPITRMRLRLETMDDGPQSERLLSDLAEMETLVKEGVAYARTMHGITEDACRTDLHALLESLAYDYVDAGSAVSLERHDPTTITTRPKALRRLIGNLVDNALKFAGQATIEMKRREAGSLTISVLDRGPGIPPEALETVFEPFYRVESSRNRATGGTGLGLAIARQLAQTLNATLTLVNREGGGLEARIVLMNV; the protein is encoded by the coding sequence ATGACGAGCTGGCCGCGCCCGCGCATCGGTCTTCCGCGTACGCTCTTCGCGCGGATTGCCCTGATCCTGTGCGTCGGCCTCGCGCTGGCACAGGCTGCCTCTTTCTGGCTGACGGCCACTGAGCGCGACAGCGCCACTATCGACGTGATGATGGGATACGTCGAGCGCGAAGTCGCGAGCTCGGTGGCGCTGCTCGACCATCTGCCGCCGAACGAGCGCGAGGCCTGGCTGCCGCGGCTCGCGCGGCGCTCATACCACTTCATCCTGGGCCCCGGCGAGCCAGGCACACCGCTCGACGCGCGGCTTTCCGAGCGCATGGCGCATTCGATCGAAGCGGGGATCGGACGGGCGTATCCCGTTACCGTGAACGCGATTTCCGATTCGCGCGAGCACCTGCAGGTGCATTTGAAGCTCACGGACGGCACGCCGCTCACGATCGACGTCTTCCCGATGTCGTCGATTCCGATATCGCCTTGGCTGCCATTGCTGCTCGTGGTGCAATTGGCGGCGCTCGCTGCGTGTTCATGGTTGGCGGTGCGCCTTGCGACGCGCCCGCTGCATCAACTGGCGCAGGCAGCCGATGCCCTGGGGCCGGACCTGAAAGGCGAGCGCCTGCCCGAAGACGGGCCGTCGGAAGTGGCGCGCGCGGCACGCGCGTTCAACTCGATGCAGCAACGCATCGCCCGCTATATGACCGAGCGCATGCAAATCCTCGCGGCCGTTTCTCACGATCTGCAAACGCCGATCACGCGTATGCGGCTGCGCCTGGAGACGATGGACGACGGCCCGCAGTCGGAGCGCCTGCTGAGCGATCTCGCCGAGATGGAGACGCTCGTGAAAGAAGGCGTCGCTTACGCCCGGACGATGCATGGCATAACGGAGGACGCATGCCGCACGGATCTGCATGCGCTGCTGGAAAGCCTCGCCTATGACTACGTCGATGCTGGCTCGGCGGTTTCGCTGGAGCGACATGACCCGACGACGATCACCACGCGGCCCAAGGCGCTACGGCGGCTGATCGGCAATCTTGTCGACAATGCGCTCAAGTTCGCCGGCCAGGCGACGATCGAGATGAAGCGCCGCGAGGCGGGCTCGCTCACGATCTCCGTGCTCGACCGTGGCCCCGGTATTCCGCCCGAGGCGCTCGAGACCGTATTCGAACCGTTTTATCGCGTGGAGAGCTCGCGCAATCGGGCAACGGGCGGAACGGGCCTGGGCCTTGCCATCGCGCGTCAGCTCGCGCAGACGCTCAATGCCACGCTCACGCTTGTCAATCGCGAAGGCGGCGGGCTCGAGGCGCGCATCGTCCTGATGAACGTCTAA
- a CDS encoding cytochrome c biogenesis protein DipZ: MLVVGIAFLGGLFTILSPCILPVVPFVFARADEPFATGRLPFFAGLALTFALATGLGVLGLAGAVQVSQYGRWIALAIFASFGAALLFPSIASRFALPLSSLADRLIARSASQGAQRRVGSALLHGAAAGLLCAPCAGPVLGAILTGVALGGPSWHTLLALLAYAVGAASALAVVSRLGKEAMTALKRSLGIGEWLRRAVGALMLASVAAIALGLDTRVLALIPGVPTDGIENRLVALLEAGRATGAQTSAARPNAGWLRVSLHASLPDEGLAPPLNGATAWLNSAPLSGDALRGKVTVVNFWTYSCINCLRTLPYLKAWADRYGKDGLVVVGVHTPEFGFEHDVGNVKRALSNLGIRYPVAVDNDYRIWQAFDNQYWPAFYIVDAHGRVRYHHFGEGGYREAEDAIRQLLADSGRPMDPQAQQPQAVQGSGAQAAADPSDIRSGETYVGYRQAQGFSSIERVVPDKVAGYTLPKRLSLNEWALGGQWNVGGEAAVPAAPNARIAYRFHARDLHLVLGPAADGKPVRFRVTVDGAAPGASHGADVAADGSGAISAPRLYQLVRQSGNIGNRTFEIEFLDAGAQVYSFTFG, translated from the coding sequence ATGTTAGTTGTTGGCATTGCGTTTCTCGGAGGGCTCTTCACGATTCTGAGCCCTTGCATCCTGCCCGTCGTGCCGTTCGTATTCGCGCGCGCCGACGAGCCGTTCGCCACCGGGCGTCTGCCGTTTTTCGCCGGTCTGGCGCTGACCTTCGCCCTGGCGACGGGGCTTGGCGTGCTCGGCCTCGCAGGCGCCGTGCAGGTGAGCCAGTATGGGCGATGGATAGCGCTGGCGATCTTTGCCTCGTTCGGTGCGGCGTTGTTGTTTCCGTCGATCGCATCGCGGTTTGCGTTGCCGCTCTCGTCACTCGCAGACCGCTTGATCGCGCGCAGCGCGTCGCAAGGGGCTCAACGCCGCGTGGGATCGGCACTGCTGCATGGCGCGGCCGCCGGTTTGCTTTGCGCGCCATGCGCTGGACCCGTGCTCGGTGCGATTCTGACGGGAGTGGCGTTGGGCGGCCCGAGCTGGCACACGCTCCTCGCATTGCTGGCCTACGCGGTGGGCGCGGCGAGCGCGTTGGCGGTTGTCTCGCGGCTCGGCAAAGAGGCGATGACCGCGCTCAAGCGGTCGCTCGGAATCGGCGAGTGGTTGCGCCGGGCCGTCGGCGCGCTGATGCTGGCGTCCGTGGCGGCCATCGCGCTGGGACTCGATACGCGTGTACTCGCGCTGATACCGGGCGTGCCCACGGACGGCATCGAGAACCGGCTCGTCGCGTTGCTCGAAGCGGGGCGCGCAACGGGTGCGCAGACGTCGGCGGCGCGTCCGAACGCGGGTTGGCTGCGCGTATCGCTGCATGCCTCGCTGCCCGATGAGGGGTTGGCACCGCCGCTCAACGGCGCCACTGCCTGGCTCAATAGCGCGCCGCTGTCGGGCGATGCATTGCGCGGCAAAGTGACGGTCGTCAATTTCTGGACATATTCGTGCATCAACTGTCTGCGAACGCTGCCGTATCTGAAAGCGTGGGCGGATCGGTATGGCAAGGACGGCCTCGTCGTCGTCGGTGTGCATACGCCCGAATTTGGTTTCGAGCATGACGTCGGCAACGTGAAGCGGGCATTGAGCAACCTGGGAATCCGCTACCCGGTGGCCGTCGACAACGACTATCGCATCTGGCAGGCCTTCGACAATCAGTACTGGCCGGCGTTCTACATCGTCGATGCCCATGGGCGCGTGCGTTATCACCACTTCGGCGAAGGCGGGTATCGCGAAGCCGAGGATGCGATTCGGCAACTGCTGGCCGACAGCGGCCGGCCGATGGATCCGCAGGCGCAGCAGCCGCAGGCGGTGCAGGGCAGCGGCGCACAGGCGGCGGCTGATCCGTCCGATATCCGTTCGGGGGAAACCTACGTGGGTTACCGGCAGGCGCAGGGTTTTTCGTCGATCGAGCGGGTCGTGCCGGACAAAGTGGCCGGCTACACGCTGCCCAAACGGCTCAGCTTGAACGAGTGGGCACTCGGAGGCCAATGGAACGTGGGAGGCGAGGCGGCGGTACCTGCGGCGCCGAATGCGCGGATCGCCTATAGATTCCACGCGCGCGATCTGCACCTCGTGCTGGGGCCCGCGGCTGACGGAAAGCCGGTGCGGTTTCGCGTGACGGTGGATGGTGCGGCGCCGGGGGCGTCGCACGGTGCCGATGTCGCGGCCGACGGCAGCGGCGCGATTTCGGCCCCGCGCCTCTATCAGCTTGTGCGCCAGTCAGGCAATATCGGCAACCGCACGTTCGAGATCGAGTTTCTCGATGCGGGCGCGCAGGTGTATAGCTTCACGTTTGGTTGA
- a CDS encoding cupin domain-containing protein: MSVHSFAESFQLEAAFGDVSEYWSPKVVAQVNDQFVKVAKVHGQLVWHDHAHEDELFFVVRGHLKIQYEGGRVVDLPAGSMHVVPRGTLHNPVADEECWIVLIEPVQTRHTGDVESPLTRSIEEQLRQ, encoded by the coding sequence GTGTCAGTCCATTCGTTTGCCGAATCGTTCCAGCTCGAAGCAGCGTTCGGCGATGTGTCGGAATATTGGTCGCCTAAAGTGGTCGCTCAGGTCAACGATCAATTCGTGAAGGTCGCGAAAGTGCATGGCCAACTCGTGTGGCACGACCATGCGCACGAAGATGAACTGTTCTTCGTCGTGCGCGGGCATCTGAAGATCCAATACGAAGGCGGGCGCGTGGTCGATCTGCCCGCAGGTTCCATGCATGTGGTGCCGCGCGGCACCCTGCACAACCCTGTCGCCGACGAGGAGTGCTGGATCGTGCTGATCGAGCCCGTCCAGACCAGGCACACCGGCGATGTGGAGTCGCCGTTGACGAGGTCGATCGAGGAGCAATTGCGTCAGTGA
- a CDS encoding LysR substrate-binding domain-containing protein, translating to MTRNLDVDLIRTFVAVADSGSMTAAANLLHRTQGAVSQQIKRLEDGLACPLFVRKARKLELSRQGEQFLAKARQMLRLNDEIWAEMSAQSLQGMLRIGVPYDLVTPLAPAMRAFAEAHPHVELSLVCAASPDLDDAVTGGRVDLSLIECVASEAEGEVIRVDPLVWVACRGGDAWRKRPLPLSMVDERCAFRPVVLGALAGEGIAWRTVFESGNLEATAATVRAGLAITAWLVSTVPSDLETIQAHAVGLPALPPFAICLRLPTTAQPAALEFARYVRESMASNAGSSHARLENIG from the coding sequence ATGACCCGCAATCTCGATGTCGATCTGATCCGGACCTTCGTGGCGGTTGCCGATAGCGGCAGCATGACCGCGGCCGCGAATCTGCTGCACAGGACGCAGGGCGCCGTGAGCCAGCAGATCAAACGACTTGAAGACGGGCTGGCATGCCCGCTCTTCGTCCGCAAGGCGCGCAAGCTGGAACTGTCGCGTCAAGGCGAGCAGTTTCTCGCGAAGGCGCGACAGATGCTGCGGCTGAACGACGAAATTTGGGCCGAGATGAGCGCTCAGTCGCTGCAGGGCATGTTGCGCATCGGCGTGCCCTATGACCTCGTGACACCGCTCGCGCCCGCAATGAGAGCCTTCGCCGAAGCCCATCCGCACGTGGAGCTTTCGCTCGTGTGCGCGGCATCGCCCGACCTCGACGACGCGGTGACCGGGGGGCGTGTGGACTTGTCGCTGATCGAATGCGTCGCGAGCGAAGCGGAGGGCGAAGTGATTCGCGTCGACCCGCTGGTATGGGTGGCGTGCCGTGGCGGCGATGCGTGGCGGAAGCGGCCATTGCCGCTTTCGATGGTGGACGAGCGTTGCGCGTTCCGTCCGGTTGTACTCGGCGCGCTTGCGGGCGAGGGTATTGCCTGGCGCACGGTGTTCGAGAGCGGGAACCTCGAGGCGACCGCCGCAACCGTGCGTGCCGGCCTTGCGATCACGGCCTGGCTCGTATCGACGGTGCCGTCCGATCTGGAGACGATCCAGGCACACGCTGTCGGGTTGCCTGCGCTGCCGCCATTCGCGATCTGTCTACGATTGCCCACGACGGCGCAACCGGCCGCGTTGGAATTTGCGCGCTACGTGCGCGAATCGATGGCGAGCAATGCAGGTAGTTCGCACGCGCGGCTCGAGAATATCGGGTGA